One Halolamina litorea genomic window carries:
- a CDS encoding ubiquitin-like small modifier protein 1, whose amino-acid sequence MNVELRFFATFRSAVGQKVVEREYPEGTTIGDVLRDLEAEYEGLAGQLIEGGDLRPHINVLKSGREALHLDGMATELEDGDRLSVFPPVAGG is encoded by the coding sequence ATGAACGTCGAACTGCGCTTTTTCGCGACGTTCCGGAGCGCGGTCGGGCAGAAAGTCGTCGAGCGGGAGTACCCCGAGGGGACGACCATCGGCGACGTGCTTCGGGACCTGGAGGCCGAGTACGAGGGGCTCGCCGGCCAACTCATCGAGGGCGGCGACCTGCGCCCCCACATCAACGTCCTCAAGAGCGGTCGCGAGGCGCTGCACCTCGACGGGATGGCCACCGAACTGGAGGACGGCGACCGCCTCAGCGTCTTCCCGCCGGTGGCCGGCGGCTGA